The sequence below is a genomic window from Harmonia axyridis chromosome 1, icHarAxyr1.1, whole genome shotgun sequence.
ATCCGAAAAAAATCCGCTAGTTCATAGAACcatatattatttgaaaaaactcaaaaaattgttaaaagttAAAGGAAGCATTTGACTGGCTCTTTCTGGTTTACAACGAATATATATGCCCAATATTATATTTGCAATATGGTTTCGCTGGTGCTGCCATCTAGCGTTATTATTTAACGAAATGGTTTGCCTATAGGTTCCTGCAATACATGTAGGTGGATTGTGAGTTACAAGATTTTGAATCTAGAATATCTACAACGAAGGTGcaatataaaatattcgaaaagataatgaaatattgTCGTGAACAGACTTTTTTCTGATGCAGGAAAAACAAATAACAAGACatataatgaaaacatttcttgaTTCATAACGAATCAACATCACAACATATTTCATCACATTAAAGCATTCTCAATTGAATACATAAGCCCGTGAAAGCAATATGCCTCAAAGCCTAGTGTCTCAGTGAGTAACTTATGATAAccatatttgaagaaatccatATGTTTCAAACCTGCCCGATATCTATTGCCTCAATCggtaaatcgaaaaaaatccaaaatattttaaaatccgCCAGGCTCAAAAAATTCAGCAAATCGGATTAAATCCGCCgattaatttaaataataatgaattaaaaatttaataaagtACAAATATCCTGgaaaatattaacaaaaaaaaatatatatttacgtACCTATTCGAACAAGAAATAATAACACTGAAATAGCAACAGTGAACTCAGATTAACAAATTATCTGTTCCCTTAACAACCTTTCCCTCAAAATCTTCCTCAATGATCTCACAGAGACCACCCCACATGAAATTAAGTAAACATTATGTACCTTCGCTGCATTATAATTGAAGGAGCGCTGAACCGAATCTAGGCAACATAAGCCTTTGTCTATGCCTAATGGCAACTTCATGAACATCGCGcctgaaaatcaatttttcccTCAAATAGGGATGAATAGAGGAACTTAAAATTCTGTGTACCATTATCGTCATGTGaagctgaaaaatattttcgactcTGAGCCACGCGAGTTTATTTAATCCAGCACTTATTCCCCTGTCATATTTTCTCAAGCCAAAGATGAACCGACAGCACGAGTTCTGTACCTTCTGATGCAATCTATAACTTGCAACAGAATCAAGACAAGGATAAAAAATTGTCAATCCATAGTTCAATTTGGACAATACTACTGACTCGCAGAGATACTTACTCGGGGAAAAGTCCAAAAAATTGTGCAagaaaggattttttttcaacagcAATGAGACATACTCCCTAAATCTCAGCTGACAATCATATATGATGCCAAGGTTCCTGCAACAAGTAGAATATGGGACTTGCTCACCAACCATATTTACTTCAACCGTAACAGAAAGCTTTCTGGGGAAGAAAGGTATGTGGAAACAATAAAtcacatttattttcaaattatttgactGATAATAGCTCATCAACTGATCAATAGCCCGAGAAACGAGAGAGGGATGAAACGATAGACGAACCTAGTTGTCATCACAAAAACAAATAGATGGAAACCAATTCAACTACTTTATACATATCcgaaatataaatcaaaaatagtGATGGACCGAGAATTGAGCCCTGTGGAACTCCTAAATATCGTCAGTTATATTCAGCAGAAGAGTTGTAGTACTAAAACCACTCCTGAAACCAGACTGTTGCGCGGTaacaattcattttttttttaattgcattTATCTAGTGATTTTACGACAATTTCGTTGTatacttagaacattaataaaagGAACGGAAATTGCCTTGTAACTGATGTATTTGTTTTGattccaacattcgtcactccttgtctgacgggacactataCAGCAGTAGCgaaacataatttgattaatttcgaaattatcaattgatgctcaaaaatagtacTATTTTTCGTTTACAGACCAGACAGTCAGAATAGATTTTAACCTAGAATCAGTGGCCATTATCGGCTTAAAATATGATAACTCCTGATTTCCTAGAATAAGCGCGCAAAAAATAGTAAACTCAATAAGCGATACAATCatattatgaaaaaaccaaattttaaaTTTGTGGTCCTGAAAAGGACCGATTGAGAATGTGAATATCGATGGTGAAAATCAACCTCCAAATCCGTACAGGGTGCGTCCTTGACGTTTCAAAGCATATACGACGTCCATCGCTGTAACAGTCTTCCTTTTAGCGTGTTCAGTGTAGGTTACAGCATCCCTGATAACATTTTCGAGGAAAACCTTGAGTACACCTCGAGTTTCTTCATAGATAAGGCCAGAGATTCGTTTAACTCCACCACGTCGTGCTAATCTTCTGATAGCGGGTTTAGTTATACCCTGGATGTTATCACGGAGAACTTTTCTGTGTCTCTTAGCGCCACCTTTTCCTAAACCTTTACCACCTTTGCCTCTGCCAGTCATTTTAAAAAATCGCTTAATTTTACAACTTAATGAAGTCTATAAAACTCAAAAGTGGCCATAAAAATGAAACTGCGCGGATTTATAACCGCATCGGGTTCCCCACCATGACTTCCTTCAGGCAAATACCGTTGCGGGAAGTCAACCCCTCCACCAATGAATCATATAAATTCAGCAAGCGCGGTCCCAGGGGGGGTCAAGGAGGCCATAACCCTACCAAAATGGAACCACCTAACACTTAATAatagtagaaaaaaaaacacgaaGTTCTAAAACTGCAAATACACACCCGTGTGAACTTAGCTGAATGACGGAAGCACCCAaaggcggtgaccagtggcgtgcggcaaaataatcatttcttttggaaatattcactagatcggataTAAATTTCGGAAGTGGGTTTCGTATAGTATTGAGAGTATACGTTGAAGGAAATATTGACTTCCTATAGaccacgggatattttagcaacTTTTTTATTCGAATTATCATCCgcctaatttgaaaaattcataaactacCCCTGTATCCCAAAGGAAGTCAAAGATTTGTTCGCTGTTTATTCACatcatttatgaatttttcaaatgagatgAATGATAATTCGAATAAAAAACTTGCTAAAATACCCCCAATCTATAGGAAGTCAATATTTCCCCCAACGTATACTCTCAATACTATACGGAACTCACTTCCGAAATTTAtatccgatctagtgaataGAAGAAATCATTATTTTACCGCACGCATTTTGCCGCACTGCTCACCGCCTTCAGGTGTTTCCATCAAAGGTCTGCTGAGTTCAAACGATTTTTCTATTCGATTTTTagattctacacattccaaaacatAACTAGGAAAAATGCTACCCCTCTGGCTGCTCTAGTGCAGTACCAGTGGcatacccagacataagccttggggggataaagaaaacaaaaattcaaattttccttcttttgaaggaGGTTTCCAAAGAAAATTGCTATTTATAATAAGATTGTAAGGTTGTTActtgttatatacagggtggccactttttcaatgggattgtattggtaacttttaaaccataagagttagaaggtcggtcaaatggagaaaaagttgcatgcatagaagcattatcaagcagttcaaacaaatcgagattatcagggccggttttcgagatatcataagaaaattaaattatgtcattttgatttttcttttttttccactttatttcaaatattatcaaaaaatgttacagaaatttttcatttgacaggtaattatcctcaatttgacgtaatcagatttcgtatccaacgtttcgtactctctgggccaccctcaacctcatttttttcaatacggacctgcatgttttatgatatttttcgaaataacttttaacgctgaattcaacgatatatcatacaatggcattcaaagtagattttcaggtgatttggacccttatccaattttccttgggtcggatctgtattaccttcatttagttcaattaacaacatgcaatatgcaataaatttcgataagaaaatcaacttacccatcttaaactaaatgaaacatattagaatcaaggcaagaaaccagtataatggtttcttggttcttcttttataataatcatttaaatatttcaattcataataattaaacgaaa
It includes:
- the LOC123670842 gene encoding histone H4, whose translation is MTGRGKGGKGLGKGGAKRHRKVLRDNIQGITKPAIRRLARRGGVKRISGLIYEETRGVLKVFLENVIRDAVTYTEHAKRKTVTAMDVVYALKRQGRTLYGFGG